From Xylanimonas cellulosilytica DSM 15894, a single genomic window includes:
- a CDS encoding phosphoadenosine phosphosulfate reductase family protein, whose translation MNPGLDLRALQGLRATGRDLDALRTRIRAHLDQHEGYVAFSGGKDSLVALHLTLQVAPDVPVAFFDSGLEFPETYAYLEQLADQWHLNLDVIPARLTALQAMAANGSWDHAAPDRPTPDMHQVLITEPAAKAHSKHGPGEVWGVRAEESRGRAAAYVNALRAQQCQHTPTCTGPTARTHHGGRIARLDGTVALGPVWDWKTAEIWGHIARHHLPINPVYTRLEQLGAPERFLRVSAMLDGNMLAEGRVTWLRRGWPALFEELATVLPRIREFV comes from the coding sequence ATGAACCCCGGCCTGGACCTGCGCGCCCTGCAAGGACTGCGCGCTACCGGTCGTGACCTTGACGCGCTGCGCACCCGCATCCGCGCCCACCTCGACCAGCACGAGGGCTACGTCGCCTTCAGCGGCGGCAAGGACTCCCTCGTCGCCCTGCACCTGACCCTCCAGGTCGCCCCCGACGTCCCCGTCGCCTTCTTCGACTCCGGGCTGGAGTTCCCCGAGACCTACGCCTACCTCGAGCAGCTCGCCGACCAGTGGCACCTGAACCTCGACGTGATCCCCGCCCGGCTCACCGCCTTGCAAGCCATGGCCGCCAACGGCTCCTGGGACCACGCCGCGCCCGACCGCCCCACACCCGACATGCACCAGGTCCTGATCACCGAACCGGCCGCCAAGGCCCACAGCAAGCACGGGCCCGGCGAGGTCTGGGGAGTGCGCGCCGAGGAGTCCCGCGGCCGCGCCGCCGCCTACGTCAACGCCCTGCGCGCCCAGCAATGCCAGCACACCCCGACCTGCACCGGACCCACCGCCCGCACCCACCACGGCGGCCGGATCGCCCGACTCGACGGCACCGTGGCCCTGGGACCCGTCTGGGACTGGAAGACCGCCGAGATCTGGGGCCACATCGCCCGGCACCACCTGCCGATCAACCCCGTCTACACCAGGCTCGAGCAGCTCGGCGCCCCCGAACGCTTCCTGCGCGTCTCAGCGATGCTCGACGGCAACATGCTCGCCGAAGGCCGCGTCACCTGGCTGCGCCGCGGTTGGCCCGCCCTCTTCGAAGAGCTCGCCACCGTCCTGCCACGGATCCGCGAGTTCGTCTGA
- a CDS encoding ArdC family protein: protein MSVLIDTAAPATTTKSERDAKLDALRERLDDAVAALVTGEDWRRAMEFAARFRSRSWRNVCLIWAQHLAAYETGQTDAPTPTYVAGFNQWKALGRHVKKGVHGYQIFAPVTARFASSTPSDASSWQRLPKGARPGPGEVVRSQMIGTRLAYVWDVSGTEGADLPAQPEPPRLLRGQAPHGLWDGLAAQVQARGFHLLTAATAAEIGGANGLTNYTARTVHVRADMDDAQRVKTLCHELGHVIDEPAARDAAAHRGIAEVTAESVALMVSSAHNLDTSDYTVPYVAGWATSVPGRSPLDVVHSTAERVRSIALQILDGLDTAKTGDGQPPREDAA, encoded by the coding sequence ATGTCTGTACTGATCGACACCGCCGCACCGGCCACGACGACCAAGAGCGAGCGGGATGCCAAGCTCGACGCGCTGCGCGAGCGTCTCGACGACGCCGTCGCGGCACTGGTGACCGGGGAGGACTGGCGGCGCGCCATGGAGTTCGCTGCCCGGTTCCGGTCCCGCTCGTGGCGCAACGTCTGCCTGATCTGGGCGCAGCACCTGGCGGCCTACGAGACCGGGCAGACCGACGCCCCGACCCCGACCTACGTCGCCGGGTTCAACCAGTGGAAGGCGCTGGGGCGGCACGTGAAGAAGGGCGTGCACGGCTACCAGATCTTCGCGCCCGTCACGGCCCGGTTCGCGTCCTCGACGCCGTCAGACGCCTCGTCCTGGCAGCGCCTGCCCAAGGGCGCCCGGCCCGGGCCCGGCGAGGTCGTCCGCTCGCAGATGATCGGCACCCGCCTGGCGTACGTCTGGGACGTCTCCGGGACGGAAGGCGCCGACCTGCCCGCCCAGCCCGAGCCGCCGCGCCTGCTGCGCGGGCAGGCCCCGCACGGCCTCTGGGACGGCCTCGCCGCCCAGGTCCAGGCGCGCGGCTTCCACCTGCTCACCGCCGCCACTGCCGCCGAGATCGGCGGTGCCAACGGGCTGACGAACTACACCGCCCGCACGGTGCACGTGCGTGCCGACATGGACGACGCCCAGAGGGTCAAGACGTTGTGCCACGAGCTCGGCCACGTGATCGACGAGCCCGCCGCCCGCGACGCTGCCGCGCACCGCGGCATCGCGGAGGTCACTGCTGAGTCGGTCGCGTTGATGGTCTCGTCGGCGCACAACCTCGACACGAGCGACTACACGGTGCCCTACGTCGCCGGGTGGGCGACCTCGGTGCCCGGCCGCTCCCCGCTCGACGTCGTGCACTCCACCGCCGAGCGCGTGCGCTCGATCGCCCTGCAGATCCTCGACGGCCTCGACACCGCCAAGACCGGCGACGGGCAGCCGCCGCGCGAGGACGCCGCCTGA
- a CDS encoding HNH endonuclease family protein has product MASSIRPAAARPISDPGDATGGADVVDVAAARALLDGLPVKGRAPKTGYDRDQFGQAWADVDRNGCDTRNDILGRDMVDETFKPGTHDCVVLTGVLSDPYTGETIDFRRGQDTSAAVQIDHRVPLSNAWQTGAQQWDAATRERFANDPANLAAVDGPTNSAKGDGDAATWLPPNTSYRCAYVAAQLQVKAKYGLWVTAPEHDAIARILDRC; this is encoded by the coding sequence GTGGCCTCAAGTATTCGGCCGGCGGCGGCTCGGCCCATCTCGGACCCGGGGGACGCGACGGGTGGGGCCGACGTCGTCGACGTCGCGGCCGCCCGGGCCCTGCTCGACGGACTGCCGGTCAAGGGCAGGGCGCCGAAGACCGGGTACGACCGCGACCAGTTCGGGCAGGCGTGGGCCGACGTCGACCGCAACGGCTGCGACACCCGCAACGACATCCTGGGCCGCGACATGGTCGACGAGACGTTCAAGCCCGGAACGCACGACTGCGTCGTGCTCACCGGCGTACTGAGCGACCCGTACACCGGCGAGACCATCGACTTCCGACGCGGCCAAGACACGTCGGCCGCAGTCCAGATCGACCACCGGGTGCCGCTGAGCAACGCCTGGCAGACGGGCGCGCAGCAGTGGGACGCCGCCACGCGGGAGCGGTTCGCGAACGACCCGGCGAACCTCGCCGCCGTCGACGGCCCGACGAACTCCGCCAAGGGTGACGGCGACGCCGCCACCTGGCTCCCGCCGAACACGTCCTACCGGTGCGCGTACGTCGCAGCCCAGCTGCAGGTCAAGGCCAAGTACGGACTGTGGGTGACCGCGCCGGAGCACGACGCGATCGCGCGCATCCTCGATCGCTGCTGA
- a CDS encoding N-6 DNA methylase, with amino-acid sequence MGHERLAKSLHQATARYGASGYLIALTALATANVLLGAPTSLLAPTLRRLAEPERVVGLTRGLWEATTGHFGYLAGRVDAISGWLETAGEHEVRALAACFEVLAGVELHASFDEAGGDLLGPVYMSLRGLSSQQAAGAFYTPPDLSVLIGAMTMPREGAHVMEPCCGAGGMVLGVVKAMRQAGADPDTCTWVLNDLDPVAVALAGVNLAAHGLSRVVLCVGDGLLLGTGLDGDPLEAAAAAPGSQTRPRRAS; translated from the coding sequence GTGGGCCACGAGCGACTCGCCAAGTCGCTGCACCAGGCCACGGCGCGCTACGGCGCGAGCGGGTACCTGATCGCGTTGACCGCGCTGGCCACCGCCAACGTGCTGCTCGGCGCGCCGACGAGCCTGCTGGCGCCGACGCTGCGGCGCCTGGCCGAGCCGGAGCGCGTCGTCGGCCTGACTCGTGGTCTGTGGGAGGCGACCACCGGTCATTTCGGCTACCTCGCCGGACGTGTCGACGCGATCAGCGGGTGGCTGGAGACGGCGGGCGAGCACGAGGTTAGGGCGCTTGCTGCGTGCTTCGAGGTGCTCGCCGGCGTCGAGCTGCACGCCTCGTTCGACGAGGCCGGTGGCGACCTGCTCGGGCCGGTCTACATGTCCCTGCGCGGGCTGTCCTCGCAGCAGGCCGCCGGCGCGTTCTACACCCCGCCCGACCTCTCCGTGCTGATCGGGGCGATGACCATGCCGCGCGAGGGTGCCCACGTCATGGAGCCGTGCTGCGGTGCCGGCGGCATGGTCCTCGGCGTCGTCAAGGCGATGCGGCAGGCGGGGGCCGACCCGGACACGTGCACGTGGGTGCTGAACGACCTCGACCCGGTGGCCGTCGCGCTGGCAGGGGTGAACCTCGCCGCGCATGGCCTCAGCCGTGTGGTGCTGTGCGTCGGTGACGGGCTGTTGCTCGGGACTGGGCTCGACGGTGACCCGCTGGAGGCTGCGGCGGCCGCGCCCGGCTCGCAGACCCGGCCCCGCCGCGCGAGCTGA
- a CDS encoding WhiB family transcriptional regulator: MSLSRRFPIEDARCATHPVDLEWVPDHERAVVPPQLAALCRRCDGRANCLLWALAGDEQGYWAGTTAADRTQLRTLGQETIEAADWLQQRARHNANDGALHREGEGSHRWYRKGCHCDECKAANAVARASERANAKARAAA; this comes from the coding sequence GTGTCGCTCTCCAGGCGCTTCCCGATCGAAGACGCCCGCTGCGCCACCCACCCCGTCGACCTCGAGTGGGTTCCCGACCACGAGCGCGCCGTCGTCCCGCCGCAGCTCGCCGCCCTGTGCCGCCGCTGCGACGGACGCGCCAACTGCCTGCTGTGGGCCCTCGCGGGCGACGAGCAGGGCTACTGGGCCGGCACCACCGCCGCCGACCGCACCCAGCTGCGCACCCTCGGCCAGGAGACGATCGAAGCTGCCGACTGGCTCCAGCAGCGCGCCCGCCACAACGCGAACGACGGCGCCCTCCACCGCGAAGGCGAAGGCAGCCACCGCTGGTACCGCAAGGGCTGCCACTGTGATGAATGCAAGGCCGCCAACGCCGTCGCCCGCGCCAGCGAGCGCGCCAACGCCAAGGCACGAGCAGCGGCATGA